The DNA region GCGGGTGGCCGCGTCGGTGACGGTCGCCAACTTTCCGGTCGCCTCGTAAGTGAACTGCAATGTATGGCCGAAGGGGCCAGTGATCGTTAACAACTTATCGGCGCTGTCGTAGGTATATGTTGTGACTCGGCCGACGCGGTCGGTGGTGGAGATGATGGGCGCGATCACCAAGTCTGACGTGCCGCGATAGCGGTCCACGGAACCATCGGGATAGGTCAAGGTATAGCCGGTGGCGTCGCGGACTAAAACGAGATCGGTGTCGGGGTCGCCGTTGCAGGCGCCGGATGTGGGGCAATAGAACAGTTCGCTCTTACCGGTCGCGGTGCGGACGCGGGTGTAGATCATGGGCACGGAGCCGGCGCTGACCCCGTACGGTTCTAAGCGTTGGCTGATCGGCGAGCTCCAGCCATATCCGAGTCCTAGATGGGTGAGGTCTAGGCTGTTGTAGTGGCGACTAAAGGCCGGCGTACCGTCGGTGCCCAGCACGTCGGCGGCGCGTTGGTATTTGTTGCCGGTGGCAGCGTTGCAGGGGTTCTGAACGGTCGCGTCGCACTTGGGTTGGCCGCAGTCTTTGAGGCAAGGCGGAAGCGGAGCCGCGCAGTCGGTAGCACCGGGGCCGATCCATTGAGTGCCGACGGGGCATTGTGGCGCTGTGTACGTTAACTGATACCCAATGGCGGAGGCGCTACCGTTGCGGGACATAATGTAAGTGCCGGTACTGTCGGTGAAAGACCAATCAAAAACACAACCCGATCCGCTGCCGACATACCAAAAAC from Gammaproteobacteria bacterium includes:
- a CDS encoding RHS repeat protein; translated protein: MSRNGSASAIGYQLTYTAPQCPVGTQWIGPGATDCAAPLPPCLKDCGQPKCDATVQNPCNAATGNKYQRAADVLGTDGTPAFSRHYNSLDLTHLGLGYGWSSPISQRLEPYGVSAGSVPMIYTRVRTATGKSELFYCPTSGACNGDPDTDLVLVRDATGYTLTYPDGSVDRYRGTSDLVIAPIISTTDRVGRVTTYTYDSADKLLTITGPFGHTLQFTYEATGKLATVTDAATRITRYYYDTQNNLIRVMYPDDNANNAEVLYHYENAAFPHHLTGISYKDTTGVITRYSTYTYDTNGKATSTEHAGGAEKATLQYDSDTQTTVRDAVNTTSIYTFQPNLGVKNLIAKLNTSDNKALTQTFDSNNNVTCRKDPEGRVTTYTYNSDSHHHTRLQRQQPSHHHRRPKNRRQRQHHAGVLRLHHRHRLWPIEVRH